The Bacteroidia bacterium genome includes a region encoding these proteins:
- a CDS encoding response regulator transcription factor, whose product MSKPIRVLLVDDHQIILDSLELLFDLMEGIEVIKTINDSRKVLEALELLEVDVLITDLTMPYISGIELSFQVKEKFPDMKILMLTVNDQGDRIQDAFKAGISGYVMKKADRKELEEAIRTVAAGQLHFSQEVMKSLLTANPDADQADKLKHLTKREIEIIKLIVQEHSSSEIAEKLFISLGTVETHRHNIFKKLDVRNSIGLVKFALKYKLV is encoded by the coding sequence TAGCCTGGAATTGCTCTTTGACCTGATGGAAGGAATAGAGGTTATCAAAACAATCAATGACAGCCGAAAGGTTCTGGAAGCGCTTGAACTACTGGAGGTGGACGTTTTGATAACAGACCTGACGATGCCCTATATCAGTGGGATTGAATTGAGTTTTCAGGTGAAAGAGAAGTTTCCGGATATGAAAATCCTGATGCTAACTGTAAACGACCAGGGCGACCGGATTCAGGATGCCTTCAAAGCAGGGATTTCGGGTTATGTTATGAAGAAAGCAGACCGAAAAGAGCTGGAAGAAGCAATAAGAACAGTAGCAGCGGGACAGTTGCATTTCAGTCAGGAAGTCATGAAATCTCTGCTTACAGCAAATCCCGATGCGGATCAGGCAGATAAACTCAAACATCTGACAAAGCGAGAGATTGAAATCATCAAATTGATTGTTCAGGAGCATTCTTCTTCTGAGATTGCAGAAAAGCTATTTATCAGTTTGGGGACGGTTGAAACCCATCGACATAATATTTTCAAAAAGCTGGATGTAAGGAATTCCATCGGCCTCGTTAAATTTGCGCTGAAATACAAGCTGGTTTGA